Proteins from a single region of Oncorhynchus tshawytscha isolate Ot180627B linkage group LG03, Otsh_v2.0, whole genome shotgun sequence:
- the LOC112239266 gene encoding transmembrane protein 244-like isoform X4 has product MQTMRWPSGVKWPTRGLDHFDGLIPFDFKTEPTNLESNSKYLVNLLSMELTYFCSGLLFAAVVRRWVWDYALTVTLLHVLLTSLVMLEFPLVWQWWLALGSGLFLMICNGQLIAYFTCQSDQSYPTFNSY; this is encoded by the exons ATGCAAACCATGAGATGGCCTTCAGGGGTAAAGTGGCCGACACGAGG GTTGGATCACTTTGATGGACTTATTCCCTTTGACTTTAAGACTGAACCAACCAATTTGGAGTCCAACTCCAAATACCTGG TGAACCTGCTGTCCATGGAGTTGACCTATTTCTGCAGTGGTCTGCTGTTTGCAGCCGTGGTGAGGAGATGGGTCTGGGACTACGCTCTCACAGTCACATTACTGCATGTACTGCTCACCAGCCtgg tgatgTTGGAGTTTCCCTTGGTATGGCAGTGGTGGCTGGCCCTTG gCAGCGGGTTGTTTCTGATGATCTGTAACGGTCAGCTGATAGCTTACTTCACCTGCCAGAGTGACCAGAGTTACCCCACCTTCAACAGCTACTGA
- the LOC112239266 gene encoding transmembrane protein 244-like isoform X5, whose product MAFRGKVADTRTVLVHLLLCLVILYSLYYMIGSVCFGAFRLDHFDGLIPFDFKTEPTNLESNSKYLVNLLSMELTYFCSGLLFAAVVRRWVWDYALTVTLLHVLLTSLVMLEFPLVWQWWLALGSGLFLMICNGQLIAYFTCQSDQSYPTFNSY is encoded by the exons ATGGCCTTCAGGGGTAAAGTGGCCGACACGAGG ACAGTGCTTGTGCACCTGCTGCTATGCCTCGTCATATTGTACTCTCTCTACTACAtgattgggagtgtgtgtttcGGCGCGTTCAG GTTGGATCACTTTGATGGACTTATTCCCTTTGACTTTAAGACTGAACCAACCAATTTGGAGTCCAACTCCAAATACCTGG TGAACCTGCTGTCCATGGAGTTGACCTATTTCTGCAGTGGTCTGCTGTTTGCAGCCGTGGTGAGGAGATGGGTCTGGGACTACGCTCTCACAGTCACATTACTGCATGTACTGCTCACCAGCCtgg tgatgTTGGAGTTTCCCTTGGTATGGCAGTGGTGGCTGGCCCTTG gCAGCGGGTTGTTTCTGATGATCTGTAACGGTCAGCTGATAGCTTACTTCACCTGCCAGAGTGACCAGAGTTACCCCACCTTCAACAGCTACTGA
- the LOC112239266 gene encoding transmembrane protein 244-like isoform X3, with product MNDSDSLDLFLSFTLSISLPQTVLVHLLLCLVILYSLYYMIGSVCFGAFRLDHFDGLIPFDFKTEPTNLESNSKYLVNLLSMELTYFCSGLLFAAVVRRWVWDYALTVTLLHVLLTSLVMLEFPLVWQWWLALGSGLFLMICNGQLIAYFTCQSDQSYPTFNSY from the exons ATGAATGACTCTGACTCtctcgatctctttctctctttcactctctcgatctctctccccCAGACAGTGCTTGTGCACCTGCTGCTATGCCTCGTCATATTGTACTCTCTCTACTACAtgattgggagtgtgtgtttcGGCGCGTTCAG GTTGGATCACTTTGATGGACTTATTCCCTTTGACTTTAAGACTGAACCAACCAATTTGGAGTCCAACTCCAAATACCTGG TGAACCTGCTGTCCATGGAGTTGACCTATTTCTGCAGTGGTCTGCTGTTTGCAGCCGTGGTGAGGAGATGGGTCTGGGACTACGCTCTCACAGTCACATTACTGCATGTACTGCTCACCAGCCtgg tgatgTTGGAGTTTCCCTTGGTATGGCAGTGGTGGCTGGCCCTTG gCAGCGGGTTGTTTCTGATGATCTGTAACGGTCAGCTGATAGCTTACTTCACCTGCCAGAGTGACCAGAGTTACCCCACCTTCAACAGCTACTGA
- the LOC112239266 gene encoding uncharacterized protein LOC112239266 isoform X1: MPRHIVLSLLHDWECVFRRVQVRHFSFPLSAFTCGYWVSDLAGTVSCPQAASINLVPGDRSEEEGFVEYTATIGLFSLIGMTVSFNHPGSLLAPPFEYPVCLFVLSAALLFAFRLDHFDGLIPFDFKTEPTNLESNSKYLVNLLSMELTYFCSGLLFAAVVRRWVWDYALTVTLLHVLLTSLVMLEFPLVWQWWLALGSGLFLMICNGQLIAYFTCQSDQSYPTFNSY; encoded by the exons ATGCCTCGTCATATTGTACTCTCTCTACTACAtgattgggagtgtgtgtttcGGCGCGTTCAGGTGCGACacttttcttttcctctctctgcgTTCACGTGTGGTTATTGGGTAAGTGACCTTGCTGGAACGGTGAGCTGTCCTCAGGCGGCTTCTATAAACCTGGTGCCAGGTGACAGAAGTGAGGAGGAGGGATTCGTGGAATACACAGCAACTATTGGTCTGTTTTCATTGATTGGAATGACAGTCAGTTTCAACCACCCTGGTTCCCTCCTAGCTCCTCCTTTTGAATatcctgtttgtttgtttgttttatctGCTGCTCTTCTGTTTGCATTCAGGTTGGATCACTTTGATGGACTTATTCCCTTTGACTTTAAGACTGAACCAACCAATTTGGAGTCCAACTCCAAATACCTGG TGAACCTGCTGTCCATGGAGTTGACCTATTTCTGCAGTGGTCTGCTGTTTGCAGCCGTGGTGAGGAGATGGGTCTGGGACTACGCTCTCACAGTCACATTACTGCATGTACTGCTCACCAGCCtgg tgatgTTGGAGTTTCCCTTGGTATGGCAGTGGTGGCTGGCCCTTG gCAGCGGGTTGTTTCTGATGATCTGTAACGGTCAGCTGATAGCTTACTTCACCTGCCAGAGTGACCAGAGTTACCCCACCTTCAACAGCTACTGA
- the LOC112239266 gene encoding uncharacterized protein LOC112239266 isoform X2, producing the protein MPRHIVLSLLHDWECVFRRVQVRHFSFPLSAFTCGYWVSDLAGTVSCPQAASINLVPGDRSEEEGFVEYTATIGLFSLIGMTVSFNHPGSLLAPPFEYPVCLFVLSAALLFAFRLDHFDGLIPFDFKTEPTNLESNSKYLVNLLSMELTYFCSGLLFAAVVRRWVWDYALTVTLLHVLLTSLVMLEFPLVWQWWLALAGCF; encoded by the exons ATGCCTCGTCATATTGTACTCTCTCTACTACAtgattgggagtgtgtgtttcGGCGCGTTCAGGTGCGACacttttcttttcctctctctgcgTTCACGTGTGGTTATTGGGTAAGTGACCTTGCTGGAACGGTGAGCTGTCCTCAGGCGGCTTCTATAAACCTGGTGCCAGGTGACAGAAGTGAGGAGGAGGGATTCGTGGAATACACAGCAACTATTGGTCTGTTTTCATTGATTGGAATGACAGTCAGTTTCAACCACCCTGGTTCCCTCCTAGCTCCTCCTTTTGAATatcctgtttgtttgtttgttttatctGCTGCTCTTCTGTTTGCATTCAGGTTGGATCACTTTGATGGACTTATTCCCTTTGACTTTAAGACTGAACCAACCAATTTGGAGTCCAACTCCAAATACCTGG TGAACCTGCTGTCCATGGAGTTGACCTATTTCTGCAGTGGTCTGCTGTTTGCAGCCGTGGTGAGGAGATGGGTCTGGGACTACGCTCTCACAGTCACATTACTGCATGTACTGCTCACCAGCCtgg tgatgTTGGAGTTTCCCTTGGTATGGCAGTGGTGGCTGGCCCTTG CGGGTTGTTTCTGA
- the l3mbtl1b gene encoding lethal(3)malignant brain tumor-like protein 4 isoform X1, translating into MTDTPHSDGPSQGAEFDMMGALDWQDGIATLPGSDIKFRMTEFGTLEIVTEPEVKESGPTPQNPAQSKSPTPPPEAQSESSAASSAAKEVQPLAPKAQGPVLLSLEEGPTVEGPMVEEPRVEVGPEAEAGPRAVMASCRSCGGSGPLESFLQGKYCSSICVQPSSGRSSPGERREREGGEGGLGKRVRKKRKIYMDSGDEEEDNQEEEEDKSKAVKGRRAAKLAKLVTAPPNKKRPWSWPSYMEEEKAIAAPLKLFKEHQSFPQSRNAFKVGMKLEGLDPCHPSLFCVLSVAEIQGYRVRLHFDGYPECYDFWVNADTWDVKPAGWCEKMGHKLLLPKGCKDGEFNWNMYVKNCRGQLAPKHLFKSLNTSVTPSGFRAGMKLEAVDKKNPYLICVASIAAAVDNRLLIHFDNWDDTYDYWCDASSPYIHPVGYCEEAELTLTTPAEYKHPRSFSWDKYMEETGTQAAPARAFKLRPCHGFQAGMKLEAVDKRNPMLIRIATIAEVEDHRLRIHFDGWSEEYDYWVDADCPDLHPVGWCQKTSHPLQHPSNGSTDMLVLPGQGCPTPGCNGVGHIRGPRYGTHYTGVSCPYSEMNLNREGQVPDRLSGERPMTLSGPHHRGRRPDPPPHTQTNSPTTPEQPEPADDSPQTSVTRGPTVDEGEQSRCSSQSEPPGGSSEPINDGAKAKRSAPVPKYLKLHVVKQESGDGKDSLSLQQALHESVFSPGGSSSPPHRVALCWDKHCQLLPEVLGLTAKRVATWTADEVASFVKGLPGCKEHAATFRTEQMDGEAFLLLTQADIVKILSIKLGPALKIYNAILMLKNADEE; encoded by the exons atgacTGACACCCCTCACAGTGATGGCCCCTCCCAGGGGGCAGAGTTTGACATGATGGGTGCTCTGGACTGGCAGGACGGAATCGCCACACTGCCTGGCAGCGACATCAag TTCCGTATGACAGAGTTTGGAACTTTGGAGATCGTGACAGAGCCAGAGGTCAAAGAGTCAGGGCCAACCCCCCAGAACCCCGCCCAGTCGAAAAGCCCCACCCCTCCACCAGAGGCCCAATCAGAGAGCAGCGCAGCCTCTTCTGCAGCCAAGGAAGTCCAGCCACTTGCACCCAAGG CTCAAGGCCCTGTGCTTCTGTCTCTAGAGGAGGGTCCCACTGTGGAGGGTCCCATGGTGGAGGAGCCCAGGGTGGAGGTAGGCCCCGAGGCGGAGGCAGGCCCCAGGGCTGTGATGGCTAGCTGTAGGTCGTGTGGGGGCTCCGGTCCACTGGAAAGTTTCCTCCAGGGCAAATACTGCAGCTCCATTTGTGTCCAGCCCTCCAGTGGCAG GTCATCACCcggagagcggagggagagagaggggggggaggggggactgGGGAAACGagtgaggaagaagaggaagatctACATGGACTCTGGTGATGAAGAGGAAGACaaccaggaggaggaagag gacaAGTCCAAGGCTGTCAAAGGGAGGAGAGCTGCTAAGCTGGCAAAGCTAG TGACAGCCCCACCCAATAAGAAGCGACCCTGGAGCTGGCCCTCCtacatggaggaggagaaggctaTAGCTGCCCCCCTTAAACTGTTCAAGGAG CACCAGTCGTTCCCTCAGAGCAGGAATGCCTTCAAAGTGGGGATGAAGTTAGAAGGACTGGACCCctgtcacccctctctgttctgtgtgcTCAGTGTTGCTGAG atcCAGGGTTATAGGGTAAGGCTTCATTTCGACGGGTATCCAGAGTGCTATGACTTCTGGGTAAATGCTGACACCTGGGATGTGAAGCCGGCGGGCTGGTGTGAGAAGATGGGACACAAGCTGCTACTGCctaaag GTTGTAAGGATGGGGAGTTCAACTGGAACATGTATGTGAAGAACTGCAGAGGTCAGCTGGCCCCCAAACACCTCTTCAAGAGCCTTAACACG tcGGTGACTCCGTCAGGGTTCCGTGCGGGTATGAAGCTAGAGGCGGTGGATAAGAAGAACCCATATCTGATCTGCGTAGCGTCCATCGCGGCTGCTGTTGACAACAGACTCCTCATACACTTTGACAACTGGGACGACACCTATGACTACTGGTGTGATGCCAGCAGTCCCTACATCCACCCTGTAGGCTACTGTGAGGAGGCTGAGCTGACCCTCACCACCCCtgctg AGTATAAGCACCCGAGGAGTTTTTCCTGGGATAAATACATGGAGGAGACTGGCACACAGGCAGCCCCTGCACGTGCCTTCAAACTG CGTCCGTGCCATGGGTTCCAGGCTGGAATGAAGCTGGAAGCTGTCGATAAGAGGAATCCCATGCTCATCCGCATAGCAACCATCGCAGAGGTGGAGGACCACCGACTGAGG ATCCATTTTGATGGCTGGAGTGAGGAGTATGACTACTGGGTGGATGCTGACTGCCCAGACCTGCACCCTGTGGGCTGGTGTCAGAAGACTAGTCATCCCCTACAACACCCCTCCAAtg GCTCCACTGATATGCTGGTCCTACCAGGGCAGGGCTGTCCTACCCCAGGATGCAATGGGGTAGGTCACATCCGAGGACCCCGCTACGGAACCCACTACAC gggggtgaGTTGTCCGTACTCGGAGATGAACCTGAACAGGGAGGGCCAGGTACCAGACCGTCTGAGTGGAGAACGACCTATGACCCTGAGTGGGCCTCATCACCGTGGGCGACGCCCAGACCCTCCTCCACACACCCAGACAAACAGCCCCACCACACCGGAGCAGCCCGAGCCTGCAGACGACTCCCCTCAGACCAG TGTAACTAGGGGGCCGACGGTTGACGAGGGCGAACAATCCAGGTGCAGCAGTCAGAGTGAGCCACCAGGGGGCTCCTCTGAGCCCATCAACGACGGAGCCAAGGCCAAGAG GTCTGCTCCAGTCCCAAAGTATCTGAAGCTGCACGTCGTCAAGCAGGAGAGTGGAGATGGGAAAG actccctgtctctccagcaGGCGCTCCATGAGTCAGTGTTCTCCCCAGGtggctcctcctctccccctcacagGGTGGCTCTGTGCTGGGACAAACACTGCCAGCTGCTCCCTGAGGTCCTGGGCCTCACAGCTAAGAGAGTTGCAACCTGGACCGCCGACGAG GTGGCCAGTTTTGTCAAAGGGCTCCCAGGCTGCAAAGAGCATGCTGCCACCTTCAGGACAGAG CAAATGGATGGAGAGGCCTTCCTGCTTCTCACCCAAGCAGACATAGTCAAGATCCTGTCAATCAAACTAGGCCCTGCCCTCAAGATATACAACGCCATACTCATGCTGAAGAACGCTGATGAGGAGTGA
- the l3mbtl1b gene encoding lethal(3)malignant brain tumor-like protein 4 isoform X2: MTDTPHSDGPSQGAEFDMMGALDWQDGIATLPGSDIKFRMTEFGTLEIVTEPEVKESGPTPQNPAQSKSPTPPPEAQSESSAASSAAKEVQPLAPKEEGPTVEGPMVEEPRVEVGPEAEAGPRAVMASCRSCGGSGPLESFLQGKYCSSICVQPSSGRSSPGERREREGGEGGLGKRVRKKRKIYMDSGDEEEDNQEEEEDKSKAVKGRRAAKLAKLVTAPPNKKRPWSWPSYMEEEKAIAAPLKLFKEHQSFPQSRNAFKVGMKLEGLDPCHPSLFCVLSVAEIQGYRVRLHFDGYPECYDFWVNADTWDVKPAGWCEKMGHKLLLPKGCKDGEFNWNMYVKNCRGQLAPKHLFKSLNTSVTPSGFRAGMKLEAVDKKNPYLICVASIAAAVDNRLLIHFDNWDDTYDYWCDASSPYIHPVGYCEEAELTLTTPAEYKHPRSFSWDKYMEETGTQAAPARAFKLRPCHGFQAGMKLEAVDKRNPMLIRIATIAEVEDHRLRIHFDGWSEEYDYWVDADCPDLHPVGWCQKTSHPLQHPSNGSTDMLVLPGQGCPTPGCNGVGHIRGPRYGTHYTGVSCPYSEMNLNREGQVPDRLSGERPMTLSGPHHRGRRPDPPPHTQTNSPTTPEQPEPADDSPQTSVTRGPTVDEGEQSRCSSQSEPPGGSSEPINDGAKAKRSAPVPKYLKLHVVKQESGDGKDSLSLQQALHESVFSPGGSSSPPHRVALCWDKHCQLLPEVLGLTAKRVATWTADEVASFVKGLPGCKEHAATFRTEQMDGEAFLLLTQADIVKILSIKLGPALKIYNAILMLKNADEE, from the exons atgacTGACACCCCTCACAGTGATGGCCCCTCCCAGGGGGCAGAGTTTGACATGATGGGTGCTCTGGACTGGCAGGACGGAATCGCCACACTGCCTGGCAGCGACATCAag TTCCGTATGACAGAGTTTGGAACTTTGGAGATCGTGACAGAGCCAGAGGTCAAAGAGTCAGGGCCAACCCCCCAGAACCCCGCCCAGTCGAAAAGCCCCACCCCTCCACCAGAGGCCCAATCAGAGAGCAGCGCAGCCTCTTCTGCAGCCAAGGAAGTCCAGCCACTTGCACCCAAGG AGGAGGGTCCCACTGTGGAGGGTCCCATGGTGGAGGAGCCCAGGGTGGAGGTAGGCCCCGAGGCGGAGGCAGGCCCCAGGGCTGTGATGGCTAGCTGTAGGTCGTGTGGGGGCTCCGGTCCACTGGAAAGTTTCCTCCAGGGCAAATACTGCAGCTCCATTTGTGTCCAGCCCTCCAGTGGCAG GTCATCACCcggagagcggagggagagagaggggggggaggggggactgGGGAAACGagtgaggaagaagaggaagatctACATGGACTCTGGTGATGAAGAGGAAGACaaccaggaggaggaagag gacaAGTCCAAGGCTGTCAAAGGGAGGAGAGCTGCTAAGCTGGCAAAGCTAG TGACAGCCCCACCCAATAAGAAGCGACCCTGGAGCTGGCCCTCCtacatggaggaggagaaggctaTAGCTGCCCCCCTTAAACTGTTCAAGGAG CACCAGTCGTTCCCTCAGAGCAGGAATGCCTTCAAAGTGGGGATGAAGTTAGAAGGACTGGACCCctgtcacccctctctgttctgtgtgcTCAGTGTTGCTGAG atcCAGGGTTATAGGGTAAGGCTTCATTTCGACGGGTATCCAGAGTGCTATGACTTCTGGGTAAATGCTGACACCTGGGATGTGAAGCCGGCGGGCTGGTGTGAGAAGATGGGACACAAGCTGCTACTGCctaaag GTTGTAAGGATGGGGAGTTCAACTGGAACATGTATGTGAAGAACTGCAGAGGTCAGCTGGCCCCCAAACACCTCTTCAAGAGCCTTAACACG tcGGTGACTCCGTCAGGGTTCCGTGCGGGTATGAAGCTAGAGGCGGTGGATAAGAAGAACCCATATCTGATCTGCGTAGCGTCCATCGCGGCTGCTGTTGACAACAGACTCCTCATACACTTTGACAACTGGGACGACACCTATGACTACTGGTGTGATGCCAGCAGTCCCTACATCCACCCTGTAGGCTACTGTGAGGAGGCTGAGCTGACCCTCACCACCCCtgctg AGTATAAGCACCCGAGGAGTTTTTCCTGGGATAAATACATGGAGGAGACTGGCACACAGGCAGCCCCTGCACGTGCCTTCAAACTG CGTCCGTGCCATGGGTTCCAGGCTGGAATGAAGCTGGAAGCTGTCGATAAGAGGAATCCCATGCTCATCCGCATAGCAACCATCGCAGAGGTGGAGGACCACCGACTGAGG ATCCATTTTGATGGCTGGAGTGAGGAGTATGACTACTGGGTGGATGCTGACTGCCCAGACCTGCACCCTGTGGGCTGGTGTCAGAAGACTAGTCATCCCCTACAACACCCCTCCAAtg GCTCCACTGATATGCTGGTCCTACCAGGGCAGGGCTGTCCTACCCCAGGATGCAATGGGGTAGGTCACATCCGAGGACCCCGCTACGGAACCCACTACAC gggggtgaGTTGTCCGTACTCGGAGATGAACCTGAACAGGGAGGGCCAGGTACCAGACCGTCTGAGTGGAGAACGACCTATGACCCTGAGTGGGCCTCATCACCGTGGGCGACGCCCAGACCCTCCTCCACACACCCAGACAAACAGCCCCACCACACCGGAGCAGCCCGAGCCTGCAGACGACTCCCCTCAGACCAG TGTAACTAGGGGGCCGACGGTTGACGAGGGCGAACAATCCAGGTGCAGCAGTCAGAGTGAGCCACCAGGGGGCTCCTCTGAGCCCATCAACGACGGAGCCAAGGCCAAGAG GTCTGCTCCAGTCCCAAAGTATCTGAAGCTGCACGTCGTCAAGCAGGAGAGTGGAGATGGGAAAG actccctgtctctccagcaGGCGCTCCATGAGTCAGTGTTCTCCCCAGGtggctcctcctctccccctcacagGGTGGCTCTGTGCTGGGACAAACACTGCCAGCTGCTCCCTGAGGTCCTGGGCCTCACAGCTAAGAGAGTTGCAACCTGGACCGCCGACGAG GTGGCCAGTTTTGTCAAAGGGCTCCCAGGCTGCAAAGAGCATGCTGCCACCTTCAGGACAGAG CAAATGGATGGAGAGGCCTTCCTGCTTCTCACCCAAGCAGACATAGTCAAGATCCTGTCAATCAAACTAGGCCCTGCCCTCAAGATATACAACGCCATACTCATGCTGAAGAACGCTGATGAGGAGTGA
- the LOC112239262 gene encoding sperm acrosome membrane-associated protein 4 isoform X3, translating into MSTTEQQPNRDEDDQEEQREEGPLQCFRCDLGFWDACYTTKTNCNNGEKCYTGRGKAGDVLDVKLLGCVKAKECELVTNVEIFSNTTIYMMTRHCCDTHFCNTGHTLPLNTLLSLSLTTITIIHLSSP; encoded by the exons ATGTCCACAACCGAGCAACAGCCAAATCGAG ATGAGGATGATCAGGAGGAGCAACGGGAGGAGGGGCCTCTGCAGTGTTTCCGCTGTGACCTGGGCTTCTGGGATGCCTGCTACACCACCAAAACCAACTGCAATAACGGGGAGAAGTGCTACACTGGCCGAGGGAAGGCAG GTGATGTGCTGGATGTTAAGTTGCTGGGCTGTGTCAAGGCGAAGGAGTGTGAGCTGGTGACCAATGTGGAGATCTTCTCCAACACAACcatctacatgatgaccaggcaCTGCTGCGACACACACTTCTGCAACACCGGACACACACTACCCCTCAACACacttctctccctgtccctgactACAATAACcatcatccacctctcctctccctga
- the LOC112239262 gene encoding uncharacterized protein LOC112239262 isoform X1: MTAEGSTGAVNAVCTQDSSHSPKTACLQTTWPCPQKDELEVRLRLRSPPGAWLLAGVVVVMVGMFVAVAGYASSTPNPVGGRGSSHSERMKLLGPVVMGIGLFIFICAGTLLYENRDRENRERENPEEQGKHKQKKTREWRRENRDYEDVEQGNQREPSDRHSPLPEECPPPLPPRVPRQEGSELNVLSVGALSSLLPGEGQGREERVREVGGKGGSTLLTRVLHHQDPPSSCPSPAPSSVYSDSCNSSEINYNVQTGSPIHSILQL, encoded by the coding sequence atgaCAGCAGAGGGGTCCACCGGAGCGGTCAACGCCGTCTGCACCCAAGACTCCTCCCACTCACCTAAAACAGCCTGCCTACAAACCACATGGCCCTGCCCACAGAAGGATGAGCTCGAAGTCAGACTCCGCCTCCGCTCCCCTCCTGGGGCGTGGCTACTAGCGGGCGTTGTCGTGGTGATGGTGGGAATGTTTGTGGCCGTGGCCGGGTACGCTAGCTCCACCCCTAACCCTGTGGGTGGGCGAGGCAGCTCCCACAGCGAGCGAATGAAACTGCTCGGCCCTGTCGTGATGGGCATCGGCCTGTTCATCTTCATCTGTGCTGGAACCTTGCTGTATGAGAACCGGGACCGTGAGAACCGAGAGCGTGAGAACCCTGAGGAGCAGGGGAAacacaaacagaagaaaacaaggGAATGGCGCCGGGAGAACCGTGATTATGAGGATGTGGAACAGGGGAACCAGAGAGAGccctcagacagacactcccctCTCCCTGAGGAGTGCCCGCCCCCCCTGCCTCCCAGAGTGCctagacaggaggggtcagagtTGAACGTTCTCTCTGTGGGGGCGCTGAGCTCACTGCTACCAGGGGAGGGACAGGGGCGtgaagagagagtcagagaggtggggggtaaaGGGGGGTCAACCCTGCTGACCAGAGTCCTGCACCACCAggaccccccctcctcctgtccctccccagCCCCCTCCTCTGTGTACTCTGACTCCTGTAACTCCAGTGAGATCAACTATAACGTTCAGACAGGCTCCCCTATCCACTCTATTCTCCAACTCTGA
- the LOC112239262 gene encoding sperm acrosome membrane-associated protein 4 isoform X2 codes for MRGLMLCFFALAMLTASADEDDQEEQREEGPLQCFRCDLGFWDACYTTKTNCNNGEKCYTGRGKAGDVLDVKLLGCVKAKECELVTNVEIFSNTTIYMMTRHCCDTHFCNTGHTLPLNTLLSLSLTTITIIHLSSP; via the exons ATGAGGGGATTGATGCTCTGTTTTTTTGCCCTGGCGATGTTAACAGCTTCTGCAG ATGAGGATGATCAGGAGGAGCAACGGGAGGAGGGGCCTCTGCAGTGTTTCCGCTGTGACCTGGGCTTCTGGGATGCCTGCTACACCACCAAAACCAACTGCAATAACGGGGAGAAGTGCTACACTGGCCGAGGGAAGGCAG GTGATGTGCTGGATGTTAAGTTGCTGGGCTGTGTCAAGGCGAAGGAGTGTGAGCTGGTGACCAATGTGGAGATCTTCTCCAACACAACcatctacatgatgaccaggcaCTGCTGCGACACACACTTCTGCAACACCGGACACACACTACCCCTCAACACacttctctccctgtccctgactACAATAACcatcatccacctctcctctccctga